Genomic segment of Streptomyces zhihengii:
TCGAGGACCGGACACCCGACCGGGCCTTCCTGACCGACTATCTGGACGCCGTCGTGCTCCCCGCACTCGCCGCCTGATCACCCAAGGTCCCGGAGTCTCCCCACTCCGGCCTCTCGGAGCCCCCACCTCCGCGGTCCCCTCTCCCCGGATCAACCAGCACGATCCGCTCACCCGCAGCACCTGACGCGCGCCGCTCTCGTCGTCGGGCCGGCTCCCCCTGCCCTGTTCATCTCACACACGGGAGTAGCCCTCGTGGCCTCGTTCCTCTACAAGCTCGGCCGGCTGGCGTTCCGCCGCCGCCGACTCGTCGCCCTGCTGTGGGTGGCCCTGCTGGCACTCGCCGGTTTCGGCGCGGCGTCCGCGCCCACCGCCACCTCCTCGTCCTTCTCGATCCCCGGCACGGAGGCCCAGAAGGCCTTCGACCTGCTGGAGGAGAGGTTCCCCGGCGGCAGCGCCGACGGAGCCACCGCCCGCGTCGTCTTCAAGGCCCCGGCCGACGCGAAGATGACCGACGCCGAGCCGAAGGCCGTCGTCACCGACGCCATCACCGCGCTGAAGTCGGGCTCGGACCAGATCGCCTCGGTCAGCGACCCCTACACCGCGCAGGCCGTCTCGCAGGACGGCTCCACCGCCTATGTCTCGGTGACGTACAAGGTCAACTCCATGGAGCTGACCGACGCCACCCGGGACGCGCTGGAGAAGACCGGCGAGAGCGCGCAGAAGAGCGGGCTGACCGTCGAGATCGGCGGTGACGCCCTCCAAGCCATGCCCCACACCGGGGCGGGCGAGATCATCGGTGTGATCATCGCCGGCGTGGTGCTGGTCATCACCTTCGGTTCGCTCGTCGCCGCCGGTCTGCCGCTGCTCACGGCGATCATCGGCGTCGGCATCGGCATCTCCACCATCACCGCCCTGGCCAGCGTGCTGGACCTCGGCACCACCACGTCGACGCTGGCCATGATGATCGGCCTCGCCGTCGGCATCGACTACGCGCTCTTCATCGTCTCCCGCTACCGGGCCGAGCTGGCCGAGGGCCGGGAGCACGAGGAGGCCGCCGGACGCGCGGTCGGCACCGCGGGCTCCGCGGTCGTCTTCGCCGGTCTGACCGTCGTCATCGCCCTGGTGGGCCTCGCCGTCGTCAACATCCCGATGCTCAGCAAGATGGGCTTCGCCGCCGCCGGCACGGTCGTCATCGCGGTGCTCATCGCGCTGACGCTCATCCCCGCGCTCCTCGGCTTCGCCGGGAACAAGGTCCTCGGCCGCAAGGCGCGCAAGGGCCTGCCCGCCTCCGAGAAGCCGAACGCCGGCACCCGCTGGGCCCGCTTCGTGCTGCGCCGTCCGGTCACCGTGCTGCTCGTCGCGGTCGCGGGGCTCGCCGCCGTCGCCGTGCCCGCGGCGTCGCTCCAGGTCGGTCTGCCCGACGACGGCTCCCAGCCCGTGAGCACCACCCAGCGCCAGGCGTACGACCTGCTCTCCGACGGCTTCGGCCCCGGGTTCAACGGGCCGCTGATGGTCGTCGTGGACGGCGACAAGGCCGCGGCCGACCGCACCATCGAGATCGTCAAGGACCTGCCGGGCACGGCCGCCGTCACCCCGGCGACGCCCAACAAGGCCGGCGACACCTCGATGATCACGGTCATCCCGAAGGACCGGCCCTCCTCCGCGGCCACCGAGGACCTGGTCCACGACATCCGCGCCAAG
This window contains:
- a CDS encoding MMPL family transporter, which produces MASFLYKLGRLAFRRRRLVALLWVALLALAGFGAASAPTATSSSFSIPGTEAQKAFDLLEERFPGGSADGATARVVFKAPADAKMTDAEPKAVVTDAITALKSGSDQIASVSDPYTAQAVSQDGSTAYVSVTYKVNSMELTDATRDALEKTGESAQKSGLTVEIGGDALQAMPHTGAGEIIGVIIAGVVLVITFGSLVAAGLPLLTAIIGVGIGISTITALASVLDLGTTTSTLAMMIGLAVGIDYALFIVSRYRAELAEGREHEEAAGRAVGTAGSAVVFAGLTVVIALVGLAVVNIPMLSKMGFAAAGTVVIAVLIALTLIPALLGFAGNKVLGRKARKGLPASEKPNAGTRWARFVLRRPVTVLLVAVAGLAAVAVPAASLQVGLPDDGSQPVSTTQRQAYDLLSDGFGPGFNGPLMVVVDGDKAAADRTIEIVKDLPGTAAVTPATPNKAGDTSMITVIPKDRPSSAATEDLVHDIRAKSGDDVYVTGATAMNIDFSEKMNDALVPYLALVVGLAFLLLMLVFRSILVPLKAALGFLLSVVAALGAVVAVFQWGWLGSVFGVEQTGPIMSMMPIFMIGVVFGLAMDYEVFLVTRMREAYVHGERPGEAIVTGFRHGARVVSAAAVIMIAVFAGFIGSSEQMVKMIGFGLAIAVVFDAFVVRMAIVPAVLALLGHKAWWLPRWLDRILPNVDVEGEKLHKQLADEPGSGGPDEDRELVRV